From the genome of Thauera chlorobenzoica:
CCAGGTCAGTTGCCGGGTGCGGTTTTGCGCCGTCCGCTTTTGGCGGGTGTGGCGGGGGGAGGCTGGTCGGCTTCGGGCGGGGAAGAGGGGGCGGCGGCGGCCATCATGTTCCACGGCCACATCGCCGCTGCGCTGGCGAACGGGTTGGCTGCGGCGTCGGCTGCGCCGGTGTCGCCGTCGCCCGTTTGTGCCTGCGCCTGCTGGCTCATGGCCTTGACCGCGGCGAGGGCGGCGCGCTGCATTTCGAGCCCCTGGATGCTCATCTGCAGCATGTTCAGGTTCATTTTCAGCCAGCCCTCGACGGCTTTCATGTCGGCGATGCGTTTGTCGAGTTCGTCGACGTCGAGCGTCGGCGTGACCATGCCGGGGAGCGAGAAGCCCATGTTGCTCCACATGCCGCGCACGAATTCGAGCGGGTCCTGGGCCTTTTGTTCATGAGACATTTGGGTGCTCCCGACAGGGTGAACAGGGTCAGTCAATGGTAACCGATTGCTGTGGTGGCGGCGCAGCGGCGGCCGATTCGGGTGTGCTCAGCAGCCGGTGGATGAGGGCGCGCAGCCGCGCCGGGCGCACGGGCTTGTGCAGCAGCTGCAGACCGGCGGCTTGGGCGCGGGCAAGGGTGTCTGGTCCGGTGTCACCGCTGACCAGGATCGCGGGCAGTGCGGCGTAATGGGCGTCGGTGCGCAGGTGGGCGATCAGGGCGATGCCGTCGAGGGTGCCGCGCATGCGGAAATCGGTGATCAGGATCTCCGGTGGCGGCGCATCGGACGACAGGCGGGCGAGCAGCTCTTCGGCGTTTTCGTCGGCCGTGACCTGGCAGCCCCAGGCCGTGAGCAGGGCGTACATGGCTTCGCGCGCCATCGGGTCGTCGTCCACGAGGGCGATACGGACGCCTTCGATGTCGCCGAGCGCGCGCGCTTCTTCGACATTGGCCAGCAGGGGGGGCGGGGCGGCAAGCGGCAGCTCGATGGCGAATACCGAGCCGCGTCCCGGGGCCGAGCGCAGTTCGAGGCGGAGCTCGAGCAGGCTGGCGAGGCGGCGCACGATCGCCAGCCCCAGCCCGAGCCCCTTGGCGCGGGCGCGTTCGGGGTTGTCGAGCTGGACGAACTCCTGGAAGACGATTTCCTGGTCCTTTGTGGCGATGCCGCAGCCGCTGTCGCGCACTTCCACCCGCAGGGACTGGCCGCGCCGACGGCAGGCGATCATGACGGTGCCGGCGGCGGTGTAGCGGATGGCGTTGCTCAGCAGGTTGGCGACGATGCGCTCGAACAGCAGCGGGTCGCTGTCGACCCAGTGCGGGGTGGCGTGCAGGCGCAGGCGCAGGCCGCGGGCGTCGGCGACGGAGGACTGGCTGCCGAGGAGGCGCTCGACGATCGGGTGAGGCTGGAACGCCTGGCGCGAAGGCTGGAGCACGCCGGCGTCGAGGCGTGAGATGTCGAGCAGGCTGTCGAGCAGGTTTTCCATCGCTTCGGCCGAGGCGCTGATGCGATCGACGATCTGGCGGCTGTGGCCGTCGAGCGGCTGGCGGGCAAGTTCGGAGACGAAGAGCACGAGCGCGTGCAGGGGCTGGCGCAGATCGTGGCTGGCCGCGGCGAGAAAACGGGATTTGGCGCGGTTGGCCTGTTCGGCTTCGTCCTTGCGTGCACGCAGCTCGGCGGTTGCCGCCTCGACTTCGCGGGTCATGCGCGCATGGGCGTCGGTGAGGCGGGCGGCCATTTCGTTGACGCCTTCGGCCAGCGTGCGCAGGCTGCCGCCGCCGCCGGGTGGAACGCGCTCGTACAGCCGTCCCTGGCCGATGCGCAGGACGGTGCCGGCGATGCTGCGGATCGGCCCGCTGACGCCGCGGCTCATGACGCTGGCGAGGACGAGGCCGCCGAGCAGGACGAGGAGCATCGAGCCGACGCCGGTCCACAGCAGTTCGGTGCGTCGGCTGTGCACGCGCGCCAGCGACAGGTCGATGACGACGCTGCCGTGGTTCAGCGGCACGGGAGGGAGCAGGGCGCGGGAAAAGGCATCGTCGAGCTGCAGCGCGCTGGGGTTGATCGGTTCGATGATGCGCAAGGCCGTGCCGGTGCCGATCGACCGGGCCTGCCAGGGGAGGGCGTCGGGCAGGGGCGGGCGGTGGGGACTGAAGTGCCCTGCGAGAACGAGCAACTCGCCATTGCTGCCGGTGATGCCCACGGCGAGGACGTCTTCTTCGTCGAGCAAGGCCTCGCTTTGTTTCTGCAGGGTGGCGCGGTTTCCGGAGCGGATCGCGTACTCGCTTGCCGCGGCGAGCTGGCGGGCATAGGCTCGACCGCGTCCGGCGAGCGCCTCGTCGAGGTCGGAGATGCGCAGGCTGGTGTAGATGGTGGTCATCAGCACGGCCAGCGCCAGCGTCGGCAGCGCCGCCGCGAGCATCACCCGCGCCCGGATTCCCCAGTTGGAAATCATTGCGGGGGGTGTTCCGGGGGGCGCGGTGCGGTGGCTCCGGCGCTGCGGCCGCTGGAGTGAGTCAGCCGAACAGCGGTGATCCGAGCGTGTGGGCGCATGTGGTACGGCACCGGGAGGTGGGGGAGGGGGTGATTTTCCGCGCTTCGCGTGTTTGTGGATAGTGCGGCAGTAGTCGCAATTGTGGATGAGGCGGCTTTCGATAGCCCCGTGCTATGCTTGACGCATTCCATTGGGGCCGCTCTGGGGCTGGGGGGCAGATATGACGAAAATCCTGATCGTGGAGGATCACGCACTGGTGCGCGAGGCGATGACGCAGAGCCTGTCGCGGCTGGAGCCGGGCGTCGAATGTCTCGAAGCCGACAGCGCCAATGCCGCGCTCGGCATCATCGAGGGGGACGGCAGCCTCGATCTCGCGGTGATCGATCTGGTGCTCCCCGACATGAGTGGATTTTCCCTGCTTGCCGTACTCGCCCGGCGCTTTCCGGACGTGCCGGCGCTGGTGGTGTCGGCGATCGACGACGATGCCTCGGTGCGCCGGGCGATGAAGGCGGGAGCGTCGGGCTTTGTGTCGAAGTCGAGCTCGGGTGAAATCCTGCTGCAGGCGGTGCGCGAAGTGCTCGCGGGGGGAATGCCGATGCCGGCGCGTGCCGGCCGGGCGGCGCCGATGCCGCGCCAGGGGACGCTCGGTGAGCGTTTCGGATTGACCGCGGCGCAGGCCCGCGTGCTGGAACTGCTCGCCTGCGGGAAGACGAACCGGGAGATCGGCGAGCAGCTCGGCCTGTCGGAGGGAACGGTCAAGGTGCATATGACCGCCATTTTCCGTGCGCTCGGTGTGTCCAACCGCGCGCAGGCCCTGGTGCTGCTCGCCCGGCAGGGCGAGCGCTTGTAGGCAGGGTGGTGGCGCTCCGGCGGCGCAGTTCAGCCCGGCGGCAGGATCTTGCCCGGGTTGAGCAGGTCGTCGGGATCGAGGGCGCGCTTGATCTGGCGCATTACCTCGATCGCCGGCGCACCGTGCTCGCGCAGCATGAAACCCTGTTTGCCGAAACCGATGCCGTGCTCCCCGGTGCAGGTGCCGCCCATGTCCAGCGCACGTTCGACGATGCGCCGGTTGAGCGCTTCGGCGCGGGCGATTTCAGCCTCGTCGTGCGGATCGACGAGGATCACGGTGTGGAAGTTGCCGTCGCCGACATGGCCGACGATGGGCGCGATCAGGCCCGATGCGTCGATATCGGCGCGGGTCGCGCCGACGCAGTCGGCGAGGCGGGAAATCGGCACGCAGACGTCGGTCGTCAGCCCGCGGCACCCCGGGCGCAGGTTGATGCTGGCGAAATAGACATCGTGGCGGGCCGCCCATAGACGGCTGCGGTCTTCGGGGCGGTGCGCCCATTCGAAGTCGAGGCCGCCATACTCGCCGGCCACATCCTGCACGGTGCGCGCCTGTTCCTCCACGCTGGCCGGGGTGCCATGGAATTCGAAGAACAGCATCGGCGCTTCGCGCAGGCTGGTCTTGCTGTAGCGGTTGAGCGCCTTCACGGTGAGATCGTCGACCAGTTCGATGCGGGCCACCGGGATGCCGAGCTGGATGGTCTGGATCACCGTGTTCACCGCCGAGACCACATCGGGAAAGGCGCACACCGCAGCCGAAACCGCTTCCGGCAGGGGGTGCAGGCGCACCGCGAGTTCGGTGATCAGGCCGAGCGTGCCTTCGGAGCCGATCAGCAGGCGGGTCAGGTCGTAGCCCGCGGACGACTTGCGTGCCCGTCCGCCGGTGTGGATCACGCTGCCGTCGGCCATCACCGCGGTAAGGCCGAGCACGTTTTCGCGCATCGTGCCGTAGCGCACGGCATTGGTGCCCGAGGCGCGGGTCGCGGCCATGCCGCCGAGGGAGGCGTCGGCGCCGGGATCGATCGGGAAGAACAGGCCGGTGCCGTGGAGCTCGGCGTTGAGCTGCTTGCGCGTGACGCCGGGCTGGACCACGACGTCGAGGTCGGCCACCCGGATGTCGAGCACTTTGTTCATTTCGCTGAAATCGACACTGATGCCGCCGCGCACGGGAAGGATGTGGCCTTCGAGCGAGCTGCCGGTACCGAAGGCGATGATCGGGACGGCGAACGCGCGGCAGCAATGGACGACGGCCGCGGTCTCTTCCGTGCTATGGACGAACACGACGGCGTCGGGCAGGGCGTCGGGGAAGTGCGATTCGTCGTGGCCGTGGTGGGCGCGCACGGCCTCGGACAGGGTGAACCGGGCGCCGAAGCGGGCGTTCATGGCGTCGATGAAGGCGGCAGGCAGGGTGCGCGGTGCGCCGGGCTGAGGGGCGGTCATGCAGAAGCTCCTGAGTTTTGAAAGAGGGACGTTATCACCGGCGCCGGCGCGCAGGACGGTATTTTGCCTTCCTTTGAAAAAGGGTTTGACATGTTCCCGATCGGCCTCTATAGTGCGGGGCTTCCCAGCTGGAGGGATACCCAAGCGGTCAACGGGATCAGACTGTAAATCTGACGGCTCAGCCTTCGAAGGTTCGAATCCTTCTCCCTCCACCAGCAATATTTTGATGTCGAGCGGTTGTTTGGTGCTCGATGTGGCGGATGCGGCGAATCGACTGTGCATTGTGCAGCGAGGTAAGTGCGGGTGTAGCTCAATGGTAGAGCAGAAGCCTTCCAAGCTTACGACGAGGGTTCGATTCCCTTCACCCGCTCCAGTTGTGTTGTTTTCGGAGCCCATGTAGCTCAGTGGTAGAGCACTCCCTTGGTAAGGGAGAGGCCACGTGTTCAATCCACGTCATGGGCACCACACTTTCTGCCTGGCCTGGACGGCGGCCAACAAGCTTGGTCGCCGCGCCGGTTTTTCTGGTTCTGATTTTAAGGATAGCGATATGGCTAAGGGTAAGTTCGAACGGACGAAGCCGCACGTGAACGTCGGCACGATCGGCCACGTTGACCACGGCAAGACCACGCTGACCGCGGCGATCACGACGATCCTGTCGAAGAAGTTCGGCGGCGAAGCGAAGGCCTACGACCAGATCGACGCGGCACCGGAAGAAAAGGCGCGTGGCATCACGATCAATACCGCGCACGTCGAGTACGAGACCGAAAGCCGTCACTACGCGCACGTTGACTGCCCGGGTCACGCGGACTACGTGAAGAACATGATCACCGGCGCGGCGCAGATGGACGGCGCGATCCTGGTGTGCTCGGCCGCCGACGGCCCGATGCCGCAGACGCGCGAGCACATCCTGCTGGCGCGCCAGGTCGGCGTGCCCTACATCATCGTGTTCCTGAACAAGTGCGACATGGTCGACGACGAGGAGCTGCTCGAGCTGGTCGAGATGGAAGTGCGCGAACTGCTGTCCAAGTACGACTTCCCGGGCGACGACATCCCCATCGTCAAGGGTTCTGCGCTGAAGGCGCTCGAGGGCGACCAGTCGCCGATCGGTGAGCCGGCGATCCTGGAGTTGGCCGCGGCGCTGGACTCCTACATCCCGACCCCGGAGCGCGCGATCGACAAGCCCTTCCTGCTGCCGATCGAAGACGTGTTCTCGATCTCGGGTCGCGGCACGGTGGTGACCGGTCGGGTCGAGCGCGGCATCGTCAAGGTCGGCGAGGAAATCGAGATCGTCGGCATCAAGCCCACGGTCAAGACCACCTGCACCGGCGTGGAGATGTTCCGCAAGCTGCTCGACCAGGGCCAGGCCGGCGACAACGTCGGCGTGCTGCTGCGCGGCACCAAGCGTGAAGACGTCGAGCGCGGCCAGGTGCTGTGCAAGCCGGGTTCGATTACCCCGCACACCCACTTCACCGGCGAGATCTACGTGCTGAGCAAGGAAGAGGGCGGCCGTCACACCCCGTTCTTCAACAACTACCGTCCGCAGTTCTACTTCCGTACCACGGACGTGACCGGTTCGATCTCGCTGCCCGAAGGCACCGAGATGGTCATGCCGGGCGACAACGTGTCGATCACCGTCAAGCTGATCTGCCCGATCGCCATGGAAGAAGGCCTGCGCTTCGCGATCCGCGAAGGCGGCCGCACCGTCGGCGCCGGCGTCGTCGCCAAGATCATCGAGTAATTCGCTCGCTGATTGCCAGATTGGCGCGCCCGCAAGGGTGCGCCTTGCAGTTTTCGCTGCAGGGGTATAGCTCAACTGGCAGAGCGTCGGTCTCCAAAACCGAAGGTTGGGGGTTCGATTCCCTCTGCCCCTGCCACACTTTTCCGGGTGTTTCCGCAATGGCCGATAAGTTGAAATTCGCGCTGGCTCTGGCACTGCTGGCCGCCGGTGTGGTCGGCTTCTATCTGCTGTCCGAGCAGCCTCTGGTCCTTCGCGTGCTTGCTGTGCTCGCCGGTGTCGCTGCGGGTGTTGCGGTCGCTTCGTTTTCCGCTCCGGGACAGCGTTTCATCGGTTTCGCACGGGAAGCGGTTACCGAAACCAAGAAAGTGGTGTGGCCGAGCCGCAAGGAGACCGTGCAGACGACCGGTCTGGTCTTCGCTTTCGTGGTGGTGATGGCGATCTTCCTGTGGCTCACCGACAAGACCCTTGAATGGGTTCTCTACGATCTCGTTCTGGGCTGGAAGTGATATGACGAAGCGTTGGTATGTGGTGCACGCCTATTCGGGCTTCGAGAAGTCCGTCCAGCGCGCACTGGTGGAGAGAGTCAGCCGCGCAGGGATGCAGGACAGCTTCGGCCAGATTCTGGTGCCGGTCGAGGAAGTGGTCGAGATGCGCGGTGGCCAGAAGACGGTCACCGAGCGCAAGTTCTTCCCCGGGTACGTGCTCGTCGAGATGGAAATGAACGACGAGAGCTGGCACCTGGTGAAGTCGACGCCGAAAGTCACCGGTTTTGTCGGCGGGACTGCGAACAAGCCGGCCCCGATCTCCGAGAAGGAGGTCGAGAAGATCATGCAGCAGATGCAGGAAGGCGTGGATAAGCCGCGCCCCAAGGTGCTGTGGGAGATCGGCGAGGTCGTGCGGGTCAAGGAAGGTCCGTTCACCGACTTCCATGGCTCGGTGGAAGACGCCAACTACGAAAAGAACAAGCTGCGTGTGTCGGTGACCATTTTCGGTCGCGCCACGCCGGTAGAACTGGATTTTGCCCAGGTCGAAAAGACCTGAGCAGGACGGCAGGCCTCAGGGTCTGCCGTAGCCCGTTGACCCGGAGAGCCGGCGCGGGCGATGCGAGGAGCGTCGGGCGCGATGCCCGGTGCGCTAGCACTCAACACAGGAGCGAGCCGTCATGGCAAAGAAAATCATTGGTTACATCAAGCTGCAGGTGCCGGCCGGCAAGGCCAACCCCAGCCCCCCGATCGGTCCGGCGCTCGGTCAGCGCGGCCTGAACATCATGGAATTCTGCAAGGCCTTCAACGCCAAGACCCAGGGTCTCGAGCCGGGCCTGCCGATTCCGGTGGTGATCACCGCCTTCGCCGACAAGTCCTTCACCTTCATCATGAAGACGCCGCCGGCGACGATCCTGATCAAGAAGGCGGCCGGCCTGCAGAAAGGCTCGGCCAAGCCGCATACCGACAAGGTCGGCAAGATCAGCCGTGCGCAGGTCGAGGAAATCGCCAAGACCAAGATGCCCGATCTCACCGCTGCCGACA
Proteins encoded in this window:
- a CDS encoding PhaM family polyhydroxyalkanoate granule multifunctional regulatory protein — its product is MSHEQKAQDPLEFVRGMWSNMGFSLPGMVTPTLDVDELDKRIADMKAVEGWLKMNLNMLQMSIQGLEMQRAALAAVKAMSQQAQAQTGDGDTGAADAAANPFASAAAMWPWNMMAAAAPSSPPEADQPPPATPAKSGRRKTAPGN
- a CDS encoding hybrid sensor histidine kinase/response regulator, with product MISNWGIRARVMLAAALPTLALAVLMTTIYTSLRISDLDEALAGRGRAYARQLAAASEYAIRSGNRATLQKQSEALLDEEDVLAVGITGSNGELLVLAGHFSPHRPPLPDALPWQARSIGTGTALRIIEPINPSALQLDDAFSRALLPPVPLNHGSVVIDLSLARVHSRRTELLWTGVGSMLLVLLGGLVLASVMSRGVSGPIRSIAGTVLRIGQGRLYERVPPGGGGSLRTLAEGVNEMAARLTDAHARMTREVEAATAELRARKDEAEQANRAKSRFLAAASHDLRQPLHALVLFVSELARQPLDGHSRQIVDRISASAEAMENLLDSLLDISRLDAGVLQPSRQAFQPHPIVERLLGSQSSVADARGLRLRLHATPHWVDSDPLLFERIVANLLSNAIRYTAAGTVMIACRRRGQSLRVEVRDSGCGIATKDQEIVFQEFVQLDNPERARAKGLGLGLAIVRRLASLLELRLELRSAPGRGSVFAIELPLAAPPPLLANVEEARALGDIEGVRIALVDDDPMAREAMYALLTAWGCQVTADENAEELLARLSSDAPPPEILITDFRMRGTLDGIALIAHLRTDAHYAALPAILVSGDTGPDTLARAQAAGLQLLHKPVRPARLRALIHRLLSTPESAAAAPPPQQSVTID
- a CDS encoding response regulator transcription factor, with the translated sequence MTKILIVEDHALVREAMTQSLSRLEPGVECLEADSANAALGIIEGDGSLDLAVIDLVLPDMSGFSLLAVLARRFPDVPALVVSAIDDDASVRRAMKAGASGFVSKSSSGEILLQAVREVLAGGMPMPARAGRAAPMPRQGTLGERFGLTAAQARVLELLACGKTNREIGEQLGLSEGTVKVHMTAIFRALGVSNRAQALVLLARQGERL
- a CDS encoding FAD-binding oxidoreductase, whose amino-acid sequence is MTAPQPGAPRTLPAAFIDAMNARFGARFTLSEAVRAHHGHDESHFPDALPDAVVFVHSTEETAAVVHCCRAFAVPIIAFGTGSSLEGHILPVRGGISVDFSEMNKVLDIRVADLDVVVQPGVTRKQLNAELHGTGLFFPIDPGADASLGGMAATRASGTNAVRYGTMRENVLGLTAVMADGSVIHTGGRARKSSAGYDLTRLLIGSEGTLGLITELAVRLHPLPEAVSAAVCAFPDVVSAVNTVIQTIQLGIPVARIELVDDLTVKALNRYSKTSLREAPMLFFEFHGTPASVEEQARTVQDVAGEYGGLDFEWAHRPEDRSRLWAARHDVYFASINLRPGCRGLTTDVCVPISRLADCVGATRADIDASGLIAPIVGHVGDGNFHTVILVDPHDEAEIARAEALNRRIVERALDMGGTCTGEHGIGFGKQGFMLREHGAPAIEVMRQIKRALDPDDLLNPGKILPPG
- the tuf gene encoding elongation factor Tu, yielding MAKGKFERTKPHVNVGTIGHVDHGKTTLTAAITTILSKKFGGEAKAYDQIDAAPEEKARGITINTAHVEYETESRHYAHVDCPGHADYVKNMITGAAQMDGAILVCSAADGPMPQTREHILLARQVGVPYIIVFLNKCDMVDDEELLELVEMEVRELLSKYDFPGDDIPIVKGSALKALEGDQSPIGEPAILELAAALDSYIPTPERAIDKPFLLPIEDVFSISGRGTVVTGRVERGIVKVGEEIEIVGIKPTVKTTCTGVEMFRKLLDQGQAGDNVGVLLRGTKREDVERGQVLCKPGSITPHTHFTGEIYVLSKEEGGRHTPFFNNYRPQFYFRTTDVTGSISLPEGTEMVMPGDNVSITVKLICPIAMEEGLRFAIREGGRTVGAGVVAKIIE
- the secE gene encoding preprotein translocase subunit SecE, with product MADKLKFALALALLAAGVVGFYLLSEQPLVLRVLAVLAGVAAGVAVASFSAPGQRFIGFAREAVTETKKVVWPSRKETVQTTGLVFAFVVVMAIFLWLTDKTLEWVLYDLVLGWK
- the nusG gene encoding transcription termination/antitermination protein NusG, with amino-acid sequence MTKRWYVVHAYSGFEKSVQRALVERVSRAGMQDSFGQILVPVEEVVEMRGGQKTVTERKFFPGYVLVEMEMNDESWHLVKSTPKVTGFVGGTANKPAPISEKEVEKIMQQMQEGVDKPRPKVLWEIGEVVRVKEGPFTDFHGSVEDANYEKNKLRVSVTIFGRATPVELDFAQVEKT
- the rplK gene encoding 50S ribosomal protein L11, whose translation is MAKKIIGYIKLQVPAGKANPSPPIGPALGQRGLNIMEFCKAFNAKTQGLEPGLPIPVVITAFADKSFTFIMKTPPATILIKKAAGLQKGSAKPHTDKVGKISRAQVEEIAKTKMPDLTAADMEAAVRTIAGSARSMGITVEGL